A window of Streptomyces broussonetiae genomic DNA:
GCGTACGTCAGCGCACACATCGGGCCACTCCGCCCTGCCCGCTGCCGAGGGCGCCGCTGCCGATGCGGCCGCCCTCCTTCGCGAACGTCGAATAGGCATCGGTCGGGTTCATGCTCAGAAGTCCCAGCCGTCGTCGTCGGCCGCGTCCTTGACCGGCTCGGGCGTCGCGAAGGACTCGCCGACCATGGCAGCGGTGAGCGTGGTGCCGTCGGCGGGGTCGATCAGGATGAAGGAGCCCGTGCGGCGCGAGTCGGCGTAGGAGTCGACCGGCAGCGGCTCGGCGGTACGGATCTTCACCCGGCCGATGTCGTTGGCGACGAGCTGTCCCGGGTGCGGGTGCAGGGACAGGTCGGCCAGCGTGAGCCGGGACGGGATGTCCTTCACGATCGCCTTGACCGTGCGGGTGCCGTGCTTGAGCAGCACCCGGTGCCCGACGGTCAGCGGGGCGTCGGCCACATGGCAGACGGTCGCCTCCACGTCCTGGGTGGTGGCCGGCGCGTCCTTCGTCGGCACGATCAGATCGCCGCGCGAGACGTCGACGTCGTCCTCGAGCAGGATGGTCACCGACTGCGTCGTCCACGCCACGTCGACCGGCGCGCCCAGGAGGTCGATGCCGGAGATCTTCGTGGTCCGGCCGGACGGCAGGATCGTGACCTGTTCGCCGACCCGGAAGGTGCCGGCCGCGATCTGGCCCGCGTAGCCCCGGTAGTCCGGGTGCTCGGCGCTCTGCGGCCGGATCACGTACTGCACGGGCAGCCGGGCGTGGCAGTGCGCGAGGTCGTGGCTGACCGGGACGGTCTCCAGGTGCTCCAGGACGGTCGGGCCGCCGTACCAGTCCATGTTCGCGGACGGCTCCACCACGTTGTCACCGGCGAGCGCCGAGATCGGGATCGCGGTGACCTCCGGCACGCCCAGCTCGGTCGCGTACGCCGTGAACTCCTCGGCGATCGCCGCGAACACCCGCTCCTCGTAGGCGACGAGGTCCATCTTGTTGACCGCGAGGACCACGTGCGGCACGCGCAGCAGCGCGGCGATGGCCGCGTGCCGACGGGTCTGCTCGACCACGCCGTTGCGGGCGTCGACCAGGACCACCGTCAGCTCGGCCGTGGAGGCACCCGTGACCATGTTGCGCGTGTACTGCACATGCCCGGGCGTGTCGGCCAGGATGAACCGGCGCCGGGGCGTGGCGAAGTAGCGGTAGGCCACGTCGATGGTGATGCCCTGCTCGCGCTCGGCGCGCAGGCCGTCGGTGAGCAGTGCGAGGTCCGGGCCGTCCTGGCCGCGGCTCGCGGAGACGCGCTCCACCGCCTCCAGCTGGTCGGTGAGGACCGACTTGGAGTCGTGCAGCAGCCGCCCGACGAGCGTGGACTTGCCGTCGTCGACGGAGCCGGCGGTGGCGAACCGCAGCAGCGTGGTGGCCGAGAGTGCCTCGGTCGTGGTCGTGCTCATGGCTAGAAGTACCCCTCGCGCTTGCGGTCTTCCATCGCGGCCTCGGACAGTTTGTCGTCGGCGCGGGTCGCGCCCCGCTCGGTGAGCCGGGAGGCGGCGATCTCGGCGATCACGGCGTCCAGCGTGGTGGCGTCGGAGTCGACGGCGCCGGTGCAGGACATGTCGCCGACGGTGCGGTAGCGCACGAGCCGCTTCTCCACCCTCTCGCCGTCCCTGGGGCCGCCCCACTCGCCGGCGGTCAGCCACATGCCGCTGCGGGCGAACACCTCGCGCTCGTGCGCGAAGTAGATCTGCGGAAGCTCGATGCCCTCACGGTCGATGTACTGCCACACGTCCAGCTCGGTCCAGTTGGACAACGGGAAGACACGGACGTGCTCCCCGGGGGCGTGCCGACCGTTGTAGAGGTTCCACAGCTCGGGGCGCTGGCGGCGCGGGTCCCACTGCGAGAACTCGTCGCGCAGCGAGAACACCCGCTCCTTGGCGCGGGCCTTCTCCTCGTCCCGTCGGCCGCCGCCGAAGACCGCGTCGAACTTCTCGCTCTGGATCTTCTCCGTCAGGGGCAGCGTCTGCAGCGGGTTGCGGGTGCCGTCGGGACGTTCCTTGAGCACACCGCGGTCGATGTAGTCCTGGACGGAGGCCACATGGAGGCGCAGCCCATGTGCGTCCACCACACGGTCGCGGTACTCCAGCACCTCGGGGAAGTTGTGTCCTGTGTCCACATGAAGCAGCGAGAAGGGGATCGCGGCCGGGGCGAACGCCTTCAGCGCCAGGTGCAGCATGACGATGGAGTCCTTGCCACCGGAGAACAGGATCACCGGGTTCTCGAACTCGCCCGCCACCTCACGGAAGATGTGCACGGCCTCGGACTCCAGCGCGTCCAGGTGCGAGAGGGCGTACGGGCTGTCCGTACCCTCGTCGCCGGTCGCGGACCTGGCGACGGTCGTCATGCCAGTCCCCTCTCGCTCAGCAGGGCGTACACGGACGCCGCGGATTCCTGCACGGTCTGGTTCTGGGACTCGATCCGCAGGTCCGGGGTGCGGGGCTCCTCGTACGGGTCGTCGACCCCGGTGAGCCCGGTCAGTTCGCCCGCCGCCTGCTTGGCGTACAGCCCCTTCACATCGCGGACGCTGCACACCTCCACCGGCGTCGCCACATGGATCTCCAGGTACGGCGTGGCGTTCTCCGCGTGCCGCTCGCGCACCGCCGTCCGGCTGTCCTCGTACGGCGCGATCACCGGCACCAGCGCCTTGACGCCGTTGCGGGCGAGCAGTTCGGCGACGAAGCCGATGCGCTGCACGTTGGTGTGCCGGTCCGTGCGGCTGAAGCCGAGGCCCGCCGAGATGAACTCGCGGATCTCGTCGCCGTCGAGCACCTCGACGCGGTGGCCCTCGTCGCGCAGCCGGCCGGCCAGCTCGTACGCGATGGTGGTCTTGCCGGCGCTCGGCAGACCCGTGAGCCAGACGGTGGCTCCGGTCGTCACGTGGTTCTCCTGGGTCGCATTGTTCGCTTCCGTCACAGCCGTAGCAGCCGAAGCTGCGGCCGCCGTGTGAGCGGCTGTGCTCGTCGTCATCCGTGCAGCCCGCACTCGGTCTTGGCCCGGCCCGCCCAGCGGCCGGCCCGCGCGTCCTCGCCCTCGAGGACCCTGCGGGTGCACGGGGCGCAGCCGATGGAGGCGTAGCCGTCCATCAGCAACGGGTTGGTGAGGACGCCGTGTTCGGTGACATAGGCGTCCACGTCGTCCTGCGTCCAGCGGGCGATCGGGGAGACCTTGACCTTCTGCCGCTTCTCGTCCCAGCCGACGACCGGGGTGTTCGCCCGGGTCGGGGACTCGTCGCGGCGCAGCCCGGTCGCCCAGGCCTGATAGCCCTTCAGGCCCTCTTCCAGCGGCTGGACCTTGCGCAGTCTGCAGCACAGGTCGGGGTCGCGGTCGTGCAGCTTGGGGCCGTACTCCGCGTCCTGCTCGGCGACCGTCTGCCGGGGCGTGAGCGTGATGACGTTGACGTCCATCACGGCCTCGACGGCGTCCCGGGTGCCGATGGTCTCCGGGAAGTGGTAGCCGGTGTCGAGGAAGATGACATCGACTTCGCCGCCGCCCCTGCGTACCCGGGAGGCGAGATGGGCGACCACGGCGTCCTCCATGGAGGAGGTGACACAGAACTTCGTGCCGAAGGTGTCCACCGCCCACTGCAGGATCTCCAGGGCGGAGGCTTCCTCCAGCTCACGGCCCGCCTGCTCGGCGAGCGCCTGCAACTCCTCGGTCGTACGCTGTTCCTGAGCCGTCGTCATATCCGGTCATCCCCTCCGTTGTCGGCTCGCTGCAGCCCCCGGGCGAGCAGCCCGAGGAACTTCAGCTGGAATGCGCGGTTGCACGCCCCGCATTCCCAGGCACCGTGACCCTCCTCGTGCGGACGCAGGTCCTCGTCACCGCAGTAGGGGCAGTAGAAAGGCGCGGCACGCTCACTCACGACAGAGCCTCCTCGGAAGCCCGGGCCGCCCAGGTGGCGAACCGCTCGCCGTCCTGGCGTTCGGCCTGGAAGCGCTTGAGGACCCGCTCGACGTAGTCGGGCAGTTCCTCCGCGGTGACCTTCAGGCCGCGCACCTTGCGGCCGAAGCCCGGCTCCAGGCCGAGCGCGCCGCCGAGGTGCACCTGGTAGCCCTCGACCTGCTCGCCCCGGTCGTTGAGGACCAGCTGGCCCTTGAGGCCGATGTCCGCGACCTGGATACGGGCGCAGGCGTTCGGGCAGCCGTTGAGGTTGATGGTGATCGGCTCGTCGAAGTCCGGCAGTCGGCGCTCGAGTTCGTCGATCAGCGTCGAGCCGCGCTGCTTGGTCTCGACGATGGCGAGCTTGCAGAACTCGATGCCGGTGCAGGCCATGGTGCCGCGCCGGAAGGAGGACGGCCGCGCGGTGAGGTCCAGCGCCTCGAGGCCCTCCACCAGCGAGTCGACCTGGTCCTG
This region includes:
- a CDS encoding sulfate adenylyltransferase subunit 1 — its product is MSTTTTEALSATTLLRFATAGSVDDGKSTLVGRLLHDSKSVLTDQLEAVERVSASRGQDGPDLALLTDGLRAEREQGITIDVAYRYFATPRRRFILADTPGHVQYTRNMVTGASTAELTVVLVDARNGVVEQTRRHAAIAALLRVPHVVLAVNKMDLVAYEERVFAAIAEEFTAYATELGVPEVTAIPISALAGDNVVEPSANMDWYGGPTVLEHLETVPVSHDLAHCHARLPVQYVIRPQSAEHPDYRGYAGQIAAGTFRVGEQVTILPSGRTTKISGIDLLGAPVDVAWTTQSVTILLEDDVDVSRGDLIVPTKDAPATTQDVEATVCHVADAPLTVGHRVLLKHGTRTVKAIVKDIPSRLTLADLSLHPHPGQLVANDIGRVKIRTAEPLPVDSYADSRRTGSFILIDPADGTTLTAAMVGESFATPEPVKDAADDDGWDF
- the cysD gene encoding sulfate adenylyltransferase subunit CysD — encoded protein: MTTVARSATGDEGTDSPYALSHLDALESEAVHIFREVAGEFENPVILFSGGKDSIVMLHLALKAFAPAAIPFSLLHVDTGHNFPEVLEYRDRVVDAHGLRLHVASVQDYIDRGVLKERPDGTRNPLQTLPLTEKIQSEKFDAVFGGGRRDEEKARAKERVFSLRDEFSQWDPRRQRPELWNLYNGRHAPGEHVRVFPLSNWTELDVWQYIDREGIELPQIYFAHEREVFARSGMWLTAGEWGGPRDGERVEKRLVRYRTVGDMSCTGAVDSDATTLDAVIAEIAASRLTERGATRADDKLSEAAMEDRKREGYF
- the cysC gene encoding adenylyl-sulfate kinase, whose amino-acid sequence is MTTGATVWLTGLPSAGKTTIAYELAGRLRDEGHRVEVLDGDEIREFISAGLGFSRTDRHTNVQRIGFVAELLARNGVKALVPVIAPYEDSRTAVRERHAENATPYLEIHVATPVEVCSVRDVKGLYAKQAAGELTGLTGVDDPYEEPRTPDLRIESQNQTVQESAASVYALLSERGLA
- a CDS encoding phosphoadenylyl-sulfate reductase yields the protein MTTAQEQRTTEELQALAEQAGRELEEASALEILQWAVDTFGTKFCVTSSMEDAVVAHLASRVRRGGGEVDVIFLDTGYHFPETIGTRDAVEAVMDVNVITLTPRQTVAEQDAEYGPKLHDRDPDLCCRLRKVQPLEEGLKGYQAWATGLRRDESPTRANTPVVGWDEKRQKVKVSPIARWTQDDVDAYVTEHGVLTNPLLMDGYASIGCAPCTRRVLEGEDARAGRWAGRAKTECGLHG